In Festucalex cinctus isolate MCC-2025b chromosome 9, RoL_Fcin_1.0, whole genome shotgun sequence, the DNA window aattcgctCGGTATTTGCTCATcctaagtattattattattagtagtagtagtagtagtattattgttattatattgtATAAATGGAATTGATGCCAACACGCACgcttgcacacaaacacacgattATTTAGTATTGCAGCTTCAAATGTTGTAGATGTTAATGTTATGTGTaacaaaattcaacatttttttatggtTATGATAAATTCCATAAAATAACTTAACAAAGTTATTCTAGGCGTCAACATGCAGACTCATTAGCAATTAAATATTTCCACTTAAACGAATTACAACTACCACATCGTGTCCACTAGTCTCAATAAAGTATGGAACACAACTACCCGAATAATTTACTTGAGATGTTATCAAATGAATCGAGTGTGATAGATGTATATGTTCATTATTTAATAATGCTGATTAATTTCGATAGATTATGATCTTTATTGTCACCAGTCCCACAGCGCAGTTATTTCCTGGATGATACTTTTATTTTGGAGAATTTAGCCCGGAAGTGATCCTGATCAGGTTATTGGTGCGAATATTCCATAGCGTTGCTAACATTAACGAATTTTCAGCTAACTCGTCAACTTGCAATCGGGGTTTTCTAAAAAGATTTGAGTTCGAATTTCGTCACACCCTCACGTAACAAATAACTTTCTCAGTGATTTGCTTCCTGCGTACCCCAGAATGACACGTTTGCTGCTCTGAACGTGATGACCGATTTATTTTTAGGGAGAGGGAtctggttgttgtttttatagcagtgtACTCTTGAGTTAACATTTAACTCAACAGACATGGAAACTCCGGTTATTGAAGACATGATCGACTTTAGCCGGTAagtcattgaaatgaatcgaTCGTTTATGTAACGCTAGCTACCACATTATATCGTAAATATTTGCAATTGGCCAGCATGATATCGTCGTTGCTCAATAGACTCCAAAGTAACGTATCCAACTTGCTACAACACAACAACCAAACATACACGTATTGCTGCTACGTGTCGAAAGTAAAAGCTGATCCATTATCTTTAGCGCCTACCCAAATTTCACATGCATCTAATTAACAGAAGAAGATTTCTATGTCTTCTCCATAGACCATTAACATTGCTGAACATTTTATGCCATTTCTCATGTTGTCTTCCTTATTGTTCTCATTTATTTTGCACAGGTTACCCAAAGACACGCTCGTCTTCCTGCTGTTGGTGATTTACTTTCCATTTGGCGTTTGTTTGATGTTATTACGGATTTTTATTGGTCTCCATGTATTCTTGGTCAGCTGTGCACTACCTGAAAGTTTTCTAAGAAGGTGGGTTGTGCATTCTCTGCGTTGTTTCTCGCACAGCAAACTTGACTGTTAAATTGTTATCGCTGAACATCAGAAATATAATGCCGAAAGTTGCTGAGGTTATTAGCTGATGGTCGTCTGTAGTCAAGCAGCTATTGACCCGGATTTTGCTGTCAAATCTGTATTTATGTTTTCGGGCATTCAGCTTTTCTCTGTCCTAACAGATTCATTGTGCGGGTAATGTGCTCAGTATTGGGGATGCATGTCAGGCAGCAAAATCCTCGATCCAGAGACAAAAATACCAAACTCTACATATGCAATCATGTGACAGAGTTCGATCACAACATAATCAACCTCCTGACCCCCTGCTGCACTGTGAGttgctctttctttctttgtgtgcACTCAGTATTTCTTTCCTGACGTTgcatttatgtgtatttttctttgtaaCTTCGATTACATCACATTTTTCCTCTTTGCCCTCACTGTTTGACCATTAAAGTTTTGCGCAAACTGAGGCGTATGTAATAAACCAAATGAAAAATAGTACAGTAGTAAGTGAGTGTGATATGTCATTTATACGACATGACTACTTTTATGCTGCAATGAATAACCTCGAAACCTCATAATTCTTAGCCGTACTGTTAAGTGAGGACTCCTTGTTCAGCATTCActgttgaaaatgtttgaatgcattttttttaaactgagcaTTCTGTGTCCTTTTCTCATTAGCCCCAATTTGAGGGCTCCACAGGTTTTGTGTGTTGGGCCCGAGGCTTCATGGAGGTACACTCTGCGCTTGGCAGGGGAGCGATAGGAGAGTCGCTTCAGAGATACTGCTCCACCGAAGGTGCCTCGCCATTGCTGCTTCTGCCTGAAGAGGACACCACGAATGGACGTGCTGGCCTGCTAAAGTTCAAGTCAGTGCAGCCACATAAAGGCTCCTTGTTTGTTAGATCTGAATgaatctctattttttttttccttcttctcagTTCTTGGCCCTTTTCGCTGACAGACTCCATTCAACCTGTGGCCTTGAGGGTTGCAAGACCTATGATTTCTTTggtaatattttctttattattatttattttttttattatttttacatttaagtgcacataaatattctataccttcctaaaataatggcctaatgttgtcatttttttgtttcagtaAACATGAAAAACTAAACCAAATActgattatatttattattaatttcatttcagaGGTAGAATTGAATGATGTTTAATTGGGATGTACCGATATCCAAACATGATACGATATtttatgatatgaaggtcacgatacgataattatcgagATATTATGGTGGGGttggcaatttttaaaaaagatcacaatattgtgtactaaaaaaaaagaaaaaaaaagagctcatactaaaaaaacaacacacaatattgtgcttttgtacataacagcaatgcatataaaccacctacaatctctaataacaatattgaggctcttacttgctaatgcaagcacacttgatcgcttcacaagcaaattaggttccccttcatctgacaattaacatagattttaaacatagaaggccaaaacatccctaatgaaaattaaattgcactaataaactagccagtagagggtgctagaactgcacaaatggaaatcaatctgactttttaaacagatgttttccttttaaatattgtgaacatgacgacgacgatattgtggcagttttaatatcacggtatcacgatattgcccttatcgtttcATAACGTCCCTACTGTTTAACTCACAAATTTGAGCATAGGTGGCCCCTAGCCTACATCCTGAGTAGATGTTTGAAGCATTAAAAAATGATGttggtaattattttaatcAGGTGACATTACAGAAATTTTATTTCCATTGTTTATTTGTAAGCTATTCtataattcaacaaaataatagatgcatgtatttatttatttatttatttgtcttcaGAGCACGCCTGAGACCAGTTGGTTGACAGAGCTGTTATGgacatttttttctccatttacaGTGTATCATGTAAGGTACTAAATATCTTGTATCATAATCTCTTGCATCTTGGTTATACAGTATCATCAAAACACATGCAGTACGTATTTTTCCTTATGGTAAATATTTATAGCGCTTTTCTGCTTTTATGCAATCAACTCATTCTGTCAGAAATGATGACCACAATATATTACTTTTAATGTGTGTAATTATTGTTTAAATGTCCCCCTTCTGCCTTCAGTTGGTTGCCGCCAGTTTCGCGAGAGGATGGTGAGTCCTCACAGGAGTTTGCCAACAAAGTccaggaggtaaaataaagccacttgaaaataaaatgtgctaACTCTGCATTGCCCGTGTTTTTGCTGCGCTTTGGCTAGCTTACTGTGTTTTTGTAAGTGCAGCAGGGGGACTCACTCGCTGGTCTGTGGTCGCACGCAACTAAACTGTAATTACTGTGGGATTTCCACCTTGCAGTTGCTCGCCTGCGAACTTGGCTTGGTCTCAACAAAGATCACTAAAGCTGACAAAGCCGAGCACATCAAACGGAAACGACGTGCCCTCCCGCAGACGTCCGCAAGTAAGCAAATCAATCGAGCGGATGCCGACAAACTTCACCGTTTTTGTGTTTTGACGGATGTGTTTGTCGCTAGGCATAAGACCCGGCTCGATTGGCCTGGGCTTCATGGTGCCGGGTTTGGGAACAGATGAGCGGAGGATAGCGCAAATGGCCCAGCAGGTGAAGGATGTTCTGCCTCACGTCCCACTCAATGTCATCACAAAGGACTTGGGTATGCCACAGTCAGCACCACCGCTTTTACTTCCCGCATCCTCCTTGTGCTGTCCTCTGCTAAATCCAATCTTGTTTCACAAGTAATCACATTGATCTGCTTCAACATCATATACTATAATAgtgtttttaagttttaagtaGGGCTGGAACCTCTGAGTACCACACAATACAATACGATATGTGATAGAAGGCTCACAATATGACGATATctcgattatcgatatattggtcaggtaataaatccacgataatctacgataaaatttCTCAGGACATAAACTGAtgatttttcaatgagaaaagagtttctttttgtaccatcactgaaacacaatattaaaactggtgtcttcttcacagtgagcactttaatgtatatatatattttttaaaacaaataagacCACTTTCtatgaacaaatttgtgtctttcttaaacactattgttatgcaacatgtcagtcagttacatagtcagttgtttcattttttaaactgacagtttttttgtgtaactttgcaaaagtaaataaataaaattacttaattattatatccaattaaatcaacattaactctttaactgccaaacgttatccaaaaaacaaccctgaCAGTGCTAGCCGATTTTGAGCGTTTTCACTCattttttcaaggcaaacagaatattgtgggcgaagactacataaacatggtggataccatatgaaagattggattccattttttgaaaaaaaagtatgtttctacctctttcgtaatcaccatttgaaaataggtcatttgagt includes these proteins:
- the aup1 gene encoding lipid droplet-regulating VLDL assembly factor AUP1 yields the protein METPVIEDMIDFSRLPKDTLVFLLLVIYFPFGVCLMLLRIFIGLHVFLVSCALPESFLRRFIVRVMCSVLGMHVRQQNPRSRDKNTKLYICNHVTEFDHNIINLLTPCCTPQFEGSTGFVCWARGFMEVHSALGRGAIGESLQRYCSTEGASPLLLLPEEDTTNGRAGLLKFNSWPFSLTDSIQPVALRVARPMISLSTPETSWLTELLWTFFSPFTVYHVSWLPPVSREDGESSQEFANKVQELLACELGLVSTKITKADKAEHIKRKRRALPQTSASIRPGSIGLGFMVPGLGTDERRIAQMAQQVKDVLPHVPLNVITKDLAKTNCVNVTITNLLENKEDSSAEDAETSPFGASSVNSTYSTNSAQTIKPAATSFGKSPADRHLSLQERKEALYNFARRRYIEKYGLDQEDGD